From Malus sylvestris chromosome 1, drMalSylv7.2, whole genome shotgun sequence:
GGGAGCAATATAATAACCGTCCATGTTATTGTCAAAGTTGTACCTATTCAAGAACCATCTCGTTACCATCTTGTTAACTGTAATAATCCGAAACTTGGAAAAAATTATATTGGTCGTGGATTTGGAACCGTGAAATATTCATAAGAATATATATGATCTCTGAACTTACTGGCGAAGCCCCGTGCTGATGTATTCATAAGAGCTCATGATGGCAAAGTGAGTTCCTGATCCTTGAGGTGCCTGGAAGAGGGAGTCCACCTTACCCTTTCCTCTTGTGATGTCTTGTTGGTCGTCGGAGGTGTCGAAGGCAAGGCCTTTCCATCTGTCCTTGTCGGTCTGCTTATCTTCGTCCACACTCGCGACAATCCTGAGACTCCCGGAGGAAACCTTGGAGTTCGTGAACCTTGAGTTCACTTTCTTCAAGCTGCTTCCCAAAAAGGTTGAGCTTGGAACTGAAGCACTGCTGCTAGAGCCATTCAGGTTCAGCTTCATTAAAAGTGCAACGATTAGTTTTATCGTGATTACCTTCCAAAACTCACAAATTGTTTCCCAAACTCACATAGGTATTATAACTTCTGTTTCCCAAAACTATGAATATGAACTATTTATTAGGTTGATTCTTCGTTGTATATGTAGTCCGGATAAATAATTTAAGTATTTATCTAGAAGACTTGAAaacataagtgtgacaaaacaTTACCCTAAGTAGGtaactaatatataattaatgacAACTAACTACTGTTTAGCTTCTAAGCACCTGGTGATTGTGCATACTACACACACAAAAAAGTAAAGGCATAAAAAAGGTGGGAAAGGCGTAATACCGGTGCTCTGTTGACAGATCCAATGGTAGAGACAGCAGTGGCCATGATCTCTCGCGGATCGGACGGTTGTGTTCTAGTGTGAGTGACAGAGGGGGGCACTCCTGGTTGCCTGCAAGCACAGTATGCTATTGTGTTTTGAGCGGAAAAGAAATGAGAGCTGGTTTGCCTTTATAGTGTTAGTGTACAGAATTTGATATCGTTTGGATTTGCTTGTTGAATGGTTTGAGACCATAGAATGAAGATTGCATTGATGCCACGTGTCAAACAAAGAGTGCTTGGAAACTCAGTCATTTGACTCGTTTCTTGGTGCTTGAGGACCTGAGGTTAGTGTTTAAGCTCTCTTCTTCTCCACCAAAAATTAGGCAATTTTTttgttacaaaaaataaaattcagacAATTTATTGGCCACAGAATTGAGAATGGAAGAAACTGGAAAAACCCATGTCTATTATTGTggggttttattttgttgttttcttgaatgaagaTGCATGAAGAGATAAGGTGAACCATGAATAAAATGTTTGTGACCAGCAGCAATTTTCATTTCCTTAAAAATAAATTGGATTTGCggaagaatttaaaaaaaaaatgtatatattATGCTAGGGCACAAAGTTCAGTCAATCAAAATGTTTAGAGCAAGGGCAAGACAAGATTACATTGGGCTGGTTATTTTGTTCCTTTGAGCCACAGTCTTGGCCTCAGAAATATACACTGATTGTAACCTCTTAGAGTCCTGACCTGGCCCATATCTCAAGCCTATCAACAATTTCACTCGTTAACACGACATAACACAATTTGACTGTGAAAGTAAAACTTATCAAACTAGTACAAGTAATGGATTGCTCTGGTACTGGAAGTTAGAGAAGCTTCCTCTTTATTAGTTACTTCTTCGGTTCAAAGCTTCTCCTCTTCTTAATGTATATTAGTGTAGAATAGCATttgtaacaaaacaaaattacagAGTACTCTTCAAACCAGTTAGTAACTTAATATGGTGCTAAACACTCGTTTAAACTCATTTCACaatattttttacaatttgaaCTAACAAGTTTTAGGTTATCAATGAAAGATCATCCtgcaaaatttcattaaaattgaAGATGAGTTATTTAACTGGacttgataaataaataaacaatacaaTTTACAATGATAATTAATAACTAGGTCCCCTTTCTATCATCCaaaccccctctctctcttagACAAACACATCTGCATTTGTTTCCATAAAAGacaataataattaaaagattaaatgatttccaatttcaGTAAGAATAATATGAAAGAGCACTAAAAAATGAACGGATCGTAAGTTCAATTTGTAGGGGAGACCTAATCGAACAGTTAGCACCGTATTAAGTTGTTAAGTTGTTAATTAGTTAACGCTTAAGCATGCTTTTATATGCAACCTTTAACTCTTTATAACACGACACACCACTAAAATTCACAAGTAAAACTCTTCAATCATATGGAGACATATATAGACTATTTCACCCATAAACACAACATGAGAAACCCTATGTTCCATTCTAATCATGTAAATTAATTGGGAATATAAAAGAGACAACCTTTGTTTGTCAGTCATAATAATactaaggctttttagccaaagtGGTATATGAAATtcgcataactcctcactttagtccctgagatttcaaatcaatagaagtggtccctgagattgtccatcatccatcattttggtcattccgttaaaaactctgtcAAGTGTCTCgtagctcttggccggaagtttgggcaattttcaaggctttgtaactcaatcgtttcttaattaaattcgagccataatatatcaaaatgaagatatgaaagtttagaacaagattatacctatttggaagcccaatggttgccggagatggtctgaaaatagcctcaaagttgactggtttgagggaaaactggaaaacccatcgaaaactgggtaaactttaaacattcataacttcttcaatattcaacaaaattaagtgattcaaaaacgaaaatcatacttctggACTAGACGAAAataatggtacctttttcaGTGGCTAACTCGCAgtagtttggccggaaaacggctcgaaagtggctatcttggtctcaagttagccagtttcgagccatttttcggccaaaccactgCGATTTAGCTATAaataaaggtaccattctctttgtctcattgataagtatgattttcatttttaaatcacttgatttcgttgagtattgaagaagttatgaacgtttaaagtttacccagtttccggtgaattttccagttttccctctgaccagtcaactttgaggctattttccggctatctccggcaaccattgagcttccaaataggtataatcttattctacactttcctatcttcattttgatatattatgggtcgaatttggttaagaaacgattgagttacaaagctttgaaaattgcccaaacttccggccaagagctccgggacacttaacggagtttttaacggaatgaccaaaatgatggatggtggacaatctcagggaccactttgattgatttgaaatgttagggaccaaagtgatgagttatgcaaatctcagggaccattttggctatttagcctaaAGAGAATGAATGATTCAAATTATGTTGTTCGTACGATAATATATTTAGCCTAAAGAGAATGAATGATTCAAATTATGTTGTTCGTACGATAATGATATATTAATAGAGGTGGAGGAACAAATAAGTTCTTTGACAACACAAGcattattcaattaaaataccACGGACTCTTCCAAATAAAAGATCATTAACTATTAAATGGGCAAACCCTATCCTCCCATagaaaaagaataaacaaaCAATAACCTAAAGTGATGTCTCTTCTCCTTCAAATTTACTTTCCCAAAAAGGagtgtttctttgttaacccaaataattttgttttattgtgATGAGATGGTACTAATGGGGACTAAAAAAGGAACTATCATAAATTAAAGCATCTTGTAACTTTTATATTAGATGCAATTCTCAACACGTTTAAGAGTTGGGCAAGTACTACTGAATAATGAATTGCTTTGATACATAGGGTGAGTTGTGTTTCATGTTTAAGTACTCTCATTTTTAtagtttagatgaatttaatataaattgtaaattattatattatttgtaaaaataaaaataaaaatagtacttgttagatcccacatcgtctaGGGGAGTAGAtcatctatgccttatatgtacatgctcacctccatatagcaccaagctttttgggagctcactaacttcgggttccattggaactccgaagttaagcgagttcggacaagagcattcctaggatgggtgacctactgggaagttctcatctgaatttccaaaaacaaaatcatgaaggcgtggtcgaggcctaaagtggacaatatcatgctacgacaGAGTCAAGCCCAGGTTGGGATATGACAGTACTCTAAAATATTATTGTGCACTCCTCACATAGTATAGTTTCTTTTtggggttaatctcagtttattaccttaaagttttttggttttcaacatttgatatattaagtttttttcatcctacaatggtacctaaagtcataattttgagACAACTTCATACTCTGTTAAGGTTGCTGTTAAGTTAGCCGTTAACTTATGACGTAGCGCCCACGTGGACAATGATTAAAcgccacgtgtcaatatgggtccacgtggatattaaaaaaaataaaaattaaaatattaatttttttgttcattCCCCTCCCTCTTCGACTCCACTCTCCTCCATTCCCGACCCATCTCACTTCTCCAACTCCTTTCTCCTAAACCATAGTGGCGCCAATACCATTTTCCCAACCGTAACTATGGTCACCGCCGCACCGCCACCTACCCCAGCCCCAGATTCCTTCAACGACGTACCTCGGGGTTCGACCCCAATATGCTACATTACTTAATGAAGAAATGAAGGGACAAAAGTTTGATTTATAGATCTACTAAGAACCATGAATTTTTCTATCTAAATCAGAACGAAGAAGGTACACTAGATCCATACAAATTCGCCAAGAAAATCCACCCTACGTATATTTATATGacaaaaacttcaaatttattATACCATCTTCGCCTTATGCGCGATCTAATTACGATGTGGGGGAGGTAGATAGGTTCAACCGCGAGCAGCAATGACAGCTAGGGATGTACTGACAACGACATGGGGTGCGACACCGTTGAGGAAGGAAAGGAAGCTAATGGAGGCGGAAGGCTCTTGGTCGTCAAGGAAGAGGTCCTCATGAACCTTAAAGGCGCCTTGCACAAAGACAACTACTCCACCGATGGCAAGAGCGGAGATGAGGACGGATCTGACATATGTGAGGAAGATGATGAAAACAAAGAGGCGATGAGGCCTCATAAGGTTTGGGTTTCAAAGAATGTGTGGCTGAAGATGACGAATGGCTGATTAGATATGTGGCGGCAGCAGTGGTTACCGTGGTGTAGGAGGAAAGGGCTAGGTTTTACATAGAGGACATGTTCGTGAGGGAAGGCTATAGGAGGAAGGGGTTGGGGAAGTGAAGGAGAGGTGGGTTGGGTACGGAAGAGAGTGGAGTCGAAGAGAAAgggaagagaaaaaaattttgattttgattttttgaatttttgaatttttgaagttttaaattttttaaatatccACATGGATCCATATTGACACATGGCGTTCAgttattgtccacatgggcaccaCGTCACAAGTTAACAGCTAATTTAACAGCAACCTTAACAGAGGTATGAAGTTGTCGCAAAATTATGACTTCAGGTACCActctgagatgaaaaaaactttgttgatgcacaaaaccggaggtcttggaacaacataaatccgaccgtgaatctgcaagtaatgtaaataacacaagatctatcgtggttcaccccaaggtttgggctacgtccacactgaatatgtatttatctgagggagagagggctctgagagtgagagctttgagaggcgGTAAGAgggcttaggaattggcctcccctaattatgagggtgatgggtccttttataaaataaggactcctcacttattacatatttgccactTCCTTTAtcgcataattacatttaaatctctcgagtatttgtacgagatctaaatacaaggccctaaatatggtataaacagtagtccccaagtcttcagtcaagagagtcttttggctggagacttgaaattcagtccatgtgtgggccgaagtaactagatgttgtcttgaattgatgttcgatatgaggcggtgctcaatctgaaatgatgctcaactagaagtagcacatgttgcgaggctgcttggctcgtggcttatgttgcattggttggctcggcttgtggcgttgaaggtgagggagtcccttttatagaataaaggctcgctcctcaatacatgaatgatgggctagagttgatgctctctaatgatggtgagggagtcccttttataaaataagggctcgctcctcaatacataagtgatgggtgctctctaatgaaagtgagggagtcccttttataaaataagggatcggtcctcaatacatgaataatgggttaagtcccccgagtagttttcatgaggcccagttgaggcccaatatgtggtacataatgtagtcccccaagtcttcggtcaatagagtctgttggttgcagacttcaaattgaatccatataTGGGctgaagtggtggttgttcggaggcggtatttgtataccttgcactgaagctttgtaggtgaagctttgcaagtgaagctttgaggcTAGAGCTCCGTAAATGACgattttgaagctgattgacatgagtgatgcttatgaatgtttatgttgattgacataagtgatgctcatgagtgttgtcatgagtgatgctcatgaatgtttatgtatgaatgacataagtaatgctcatgtataatttggagtattaggtgtacttttgattacctggttggtggcatgaatgggagtacaggttgtacatttcatcacctggttggtggcatgaatggctagttgccaaattagagtacgggttgtacatctcatcacctggttggtggcatgaatggctagttgccaaatgatattagagtacgggttgtacatttcatcacctggttggtggtaatagcggcgggttgccgaataattttggagtacttgacgtacttttggtcacctaattggtgctattttgggcttatgggtctTCGCTCTCCACAACATatcagcccatttattttgggctttgcctttttttttttttttttaccctctgatggggtttttacagatgtctccgaaagataaaataaattacatcattcagaaataacaaaagtaaatcacatcattctggtggggtgtttattcctcccttttgctttcttttttcttttctccttttgtttttttttgcttttgtttcacCGCACCTTTCATTTGCTTTTGTCGTTCCCTTTTCCACCGCACCTCTCTCATTCAGTCTCTTTTTCTTTGCCATCTACAGACATCTTCACCTGCACAGATTTGCTTTTGCCTTTTTCTCTGTTCACTGCGCCTCTTACTTGCTGCAGCTCACTTGATTGGTGCAGTGTAGTGGTGCACTGACAACTGCCCATTTGATCTGTTCCGTGGCTTTTTCAGAATAGCCTTTTTATGATGAAAGTTTCATTGTTGGTGGCATCTTCTAGCtgcttttcattttttgaatacTGAGGACCTCTTAAAGCATTGAGACAGAGCCTGAGAGTGCGATGTTCCATTAGGGCCCCATAGCTGCTGTTATGTGAACCACCATGATTAGGTATCTTGCTACTTGTGCCGCCATTGATTCTTCTTTCTGATCACCTAAAGAAACCTTTTTGTTCTCGCAAATCAACGTACCCATGAGATGAGCGTCTGACCAGCTCTTCAGATGGGCagtttccctgtcttttccccATGGGAAATCCTTATTACGGATGTGCAAGTATGGGTAAGCAGGAGGCGCATCGTGGTGAGGATGCGGCTTTGACAGGTTAACAAAAGCTAAAATAGTGTAGGAAGCAATGCCGAGGTAAGTTATCTTCTCCCACTTGGCCATCTCACGAGCATCGTCGTGTCCAGCAGAAAAGGAGAATGAGCGTCTTGGAGGAGCAGCGGATCGAGAGCCGCCACGCAAGGCGGTCTGAAACCCAGCATATCGGAACATCGCCATCGCCATGAGCAAGATTGGTAAGCATTGGCGGTAACTCCCACAGATTTGGGCCTTGCTCCTTCTTCACTGTAAGGATCATTGAACTTGATTCGAACCGGGGAAAGCTTGTCGGACTCCGAACCGGTCCCAAGCCTCCTAAACATGCCTATTTCCCACGAATACACCAACCCTCAGTTTCAATCTGAGTGTAAATACAAGGAGAGGTGTGGGCCTCCGAGTCTCTGGACACAGCGTGCAGCGATATAGACAAGAAGTCCACAGTATAACCCTTCTCCCTATCAACGTCACTCAACCAAACCACTTGCTTGGTGGAGATGTAGAGGGTGCCAGATGACTCAGGGGTCGATAGGTCGGGTTCCAGTTTGTGGGGGTGAGGAGGAGGACAGGATAGTGTGGATCTCGGGGGGAAGGAACTTGTCCCAAACAACGTCGGATTCGACGGCCGACCTGAAAATCCTCGAAATCGACGACATCGTGCTCGCGTCCCGAGGCGTGGTCAGCGAGACAAGGGTGGCTGTGCATCCCTCCGGCAAGGCCTGCAAATCTAGGGGGTCGCCTCCGCCGCCATTGACATCATCTGTTTTCTCCTGGTTTCCGCCACCGCCTAAAAAGAACTTGAACATTTTTGCGATTTAAATGGGTTCCTCGGACAATGGAAAACACGTTATGATTTACTTTCGTCGGCGGTGCGGTATCTGATGACATCATTTTGTGTTTCAGAGAAATGTTTGATTAGTTTGTGGGAGTGGGTTGTGTTGTTTTCTAGGGTGgtggttttgcagattcacggcggaggtaagaaattgagagagaaccaacATAAGTTTTCGTGTCGATtctcacagacggcgccaaatgttgatgcacaaaaccggaggtcttggaacaacttaaatccgaccatgaatctgcaagtaatgtaaataacacaagatctatcgtggttcaccccaaggtttgggctacatccacactgaatatgtatttatctgagggagagagggctctgagagtgagagctttgagagggggtgagagggcttaggaattggcctcccctaattgtgagggtgaatggtccttttatagaataagaactcctcacttattacatatttgcccattcctgtatcgcataattacatttaagcccctcgagtatttgtacgagatctaaatacgaggccctaaatatggtataaacaaacttGATATATCAAACGTTGAAAATCAAGAATCTTTATGGTAGTAAACTGAGACTAACCcttctttttaaatataaaaaatttggaatgcacatgaaaattttggagtgccaatacaatttaaaaaaaagtatgGGATAAAAATTATCAGTAATTCTCTTGCAAAAGTGCTTAGGAATTCCTTATGATTTTTgtctaaattttatatttatttgcTTTATTCAGACAATAACGCTTTTGctagaaatgaaaaacaaaaaaaattcaataaaaattcaAGAGCTTTCTGCATATTCACTTGCAGCAGCTGCGTCTTCTAGAAGCACTAATCAGTACTTCCTCAAAAACCTCAGAACATCTAATTTCATAAAGCACTTTTATCTATTTTAGTCAAACACTATAAAAAGTGCTTTATTTAGTTAGTTGAAATCACTTTCAACACTCCCATAAGACATAAGGAGTTTAAATATTGTCAAACACAGCCTTAATCATACTCACTCTCAACTGATCACTACAAGAGTCTGGCGTagatattataaaatataatgAAGGTTTCATGTTGAATATGATATTGGAAAAGATAAAAATAGGGTTAGATACCATAAAGAGCAGGATGCTTCACCGATACAATTAATAGAAGGATAATTTTACATATGCGCACTACGAAAATTTAACAACTATGACTTAAAACCTGAATAGATTAACAAAAACCAAGGGAGAAGAACCAAACTGGTAGAAAATTTGTCTTTTTCTAGATGTGAACTGTAGTGTGAAACCGAGGATTTATCCCCTTGCCTCTATCTCACACTCACGTGATTGTGAGAGATAGAGACAAAGGGATAAATTTCGGGTTACACCCCAAGTTTTTCTCCTGGTTGACCTATGCTAATATTGGACTGGCTCCTGCAATTTTTTGAAAGCTAATTAGTATAAATCCCATGTAGCAGTCTCATTTGGCCATGGATTGTTTCCCAAGTTGTCTTGCTCCATACCTTCAAGAAATCTTTTTAAAGGATCTGGTGTAGAGTGATCCCCAAATAAGTTCACTTCTTCCCATTCCTGTAAAGGTGGCATCTCTATATCCATCTCACCGTTAAACCCTTGGTTGGCAGCTGCACTTCCTATGTGTGGAAATATTGGTGATTCTGGTAATTGATTCTGGATATGTTGTGTGTCAACAGCATCATGTTGTGAAAATACTTGCAACTGGTCAACGAATGTGTTGCTATTACTTGGATGACAAGTTGCAAAATCAACCATTTGGCTCCCAAGAGTTTCGATCTCCTCTTGTAAGTACGCGACCTGCGAGGAAAGACTGATGAGTAAATGGCCTACACAAAATTATGTATTGACATGTGTAAGTGAGAAGTTTGGAGTAGGTTAGTAGCATGGAAACCTGTTGTTGGAGTGCATAGATTTGCGAGACACATCCATACACAGGATCACGCATTCGAGCTAGCGCTTCATACGACATGGTGATGGCAGCATCACTTCGATTTTGCACCGGTAAGTGTAGTAGCAGCTTGGACACATTGCTTGCACCAAACACTTTGTGTACTGCTGCAAAGTGGTCTGCAGCTTGGTCGTAGCAGAAGTAAGGAGCGAAAATGCATTCGCTTGTGCATTTTCGCCGTAGGAATTTGCATGCTCCACATGAAGAGCCTAATCCTGCCATAGTCCTAAGCTTTTAGTACTAAACCTGTGACAAGGGTTTCTTCAGGTGGTACCAGAAATTGACTGGTGCATATCCAAAGTTTAGATTTAGTCTTTATAGCCATCACTCGAAAGGGTTTGAAGTATTCTTTTTGTACAGAGGACATCCTCATTTTAGTGAAAGCTATTGTTCTTTTGGGTCTCCTTTATGGGGTACATCATCAATCTCAAATAGGGTAAGCATTCCCCGATTAATTAATGCCTCTAAGGCCTCGTTTGGTAgatcggactgtactgactatttctgtcggataggataaatagtcactggatagtactgactaaattagtcgggcatttggtgcagtatcggactaatgatcgtattatttatactgtgtatGGTAATTActggaaaggaaaaagaatagaaaaaaacccagtttgatgattactggaaaagaaaaagaacagaaaaaaacaaagttgtCAAATGCAGAAAGAACCTAGTAGCCATTACACCATCGTGGGTGGATGGTCAAGCAGCAGCGCAGAAAGAACCCATCACAGACATGCGGGTTCAATTTACAGAAGCAAACCTCCAGattcattcattcaaaaatgAAACGCACTTAAAAAATCATCAATTCCATCCTTCCAGGGGAATCATGGCAGCCAAAAACCCAATTTTGAGCTTCTAAACCATTAAATTAAAAGAACCATATAAAATCTCGCCCAGATCTGAGTTTCTAATCCATTGAAATAAAAACCCAGATGAAATCTTGCCCAATTCTGAGTTTAATCACCACACATCAACAAACAATGAACAGTACCAAAAACTCAGATAATGTCTCCCGGCGTGATTTGAGTTCGATCTGCAACCTTTCTGTTTGAAATTTGCTTGATGCTGATCAGAGGTGGGGATGGAGAAAGAGCAAGAGAAAGAATACCTTGAGAAGCTAGTGATGTGCAGAGCATATGGCGAGATGGCTTGGAGAAAAGCCAGTGTGTTTTTGTTCGCGTGAACCCGACTAAATAATCCCAAGGTTTTGGTCGGGATAAACAAGCGGGTGTAAGGGAGACAAAATAGGTGGGGCCGGATTAATAATCCGGTGCTTATTTAGTATGAAAGGTCACCAAACACCTGTTTCGTATAATATAATACTATCCAGTGTCTTATACGGTGTGCCAAACAAGACCTAAGTTATTAAGGGTCCTAATTCTTAATCAAATAATCTTTAAGAATGAGTCCAATATTTGATGGAAGACCTAATCATTATCATCATAAGTTGGGCTCAAAAAATGAGAGTGCATAGCTCTAATTAGTACATTATTCTTGAATATCTAGTAGAGACAAGTACAATAGCCATACATTTATTTCTCATATATGGAAAGTATATCTTGCGCAAAATAAACTTATGGGTTCTATAGATGTACCTTAATCAATCTTGTTTATGTAGCAATCGTGGATTATGACGGTTGGTTTAGTAGATCTATTCTCTTGCATTCGAGTTTAATATATAAATCTTTTCTCTATAAATTAATTAGagtagtttaaaatatcga
This genomic window contains:
- the LOC126632577 gene encoding LOB domain-containing protein 33-like isoform X2, translating into MAGLGSSCGACKFLRRKCTSECIFAPYFCYDQAADHFAAVHKVFGASNVSKLLLHLPVQNRSDAAITMSYEALARMRDPVYGCVSQIYALQQQVAYLQEEIETLGSQMVDFATCHPSNSNTFVDQLQVFSQHDAVDTQHIQNQLPESPIFPHIGSAAANQGFNGEMDIEMPPLQEWEEVNLFGDHSTPDPLKRFLEGASPILA
- the LOC126632577 gene encoding LOB domain-containing protein 33-like isoform X1, encoding MAGLGSSCGACKFLRRKCTSECIFAPYFCYDQAADHFAAVHKVFGASNVSKLLLHLPVQNRSDAAITMSYEALARMRDPVYGCVSQIYALQQQVAYLQEEIETLGSQMVDFATCHPSNSNTFVDQLQVFSQHDAVDTQHIQNQLPESPIFPHIGSAAANQGFNGEMDIEMPPLQEWEEVNLFGDHSTPDPLKRFLEGMEQDNLGNNPWPNETATWDLY